The Cytophagia bacterium CHB2 genome segment GGCGTTCATTCGCTGGAAAAAATTCTGCCGGAGCTGCGGCATTTGCTGGACGGGGAGCCGGGCATCGAGCATTTCGCGGCTGCCACGTTCACCACAATGCGCGAAACGCGCGCCGGCGCATTTTTGCTGGGTCCGCGTTTGTTGGGCGAACCGTATGCCGCGTCTGACCGCGAGTTGCTCGAAGCGGTCGCCGGTTTCAGCGCCCGCGCGTTGGAAAACGTGCAGCTTTATGAAGTTCTGCAGGAAACGCAGGAAAAATTGCGTCTTGAAAACCTTGCGCTGCGCGAAGCCGCAAAAAAGGATTTCAGCGATACCGCGATCCTCGGCAAAAGCGACGCAATTCAACGCGTGCGGCAGCAGATTCGCAATTTGGGCAAAAGCGAGGCCAACGTGTTGATCACCGGTGAAACCGGCACCGGCAAAGAACTGGTGGCGCGCGCGCTGCACTTTCATTCGTTGCGCGCTGACGGCCCGTTTCTCGGCGTGAATTGCACCGCGATTCCCGAAAATTTGGTGGAAACGGAATTTTTTGGCATCGAAGCCGGCACCGCCACCGGCGTGAAAAAACATACCGGCTTGTTCGAGCAGGCGCACGGCGGCACGCTGTTTATCGATGAAGTCGGCGACATGCCGGCAGCCTCGCAGGCCAAATTGCTGCGCGTGCTGCAAGAACGCAGCATGCGCCGCATCGGCGGCGACCGTGAGATTCCGGTTAACGTGCGCGTGATTGCCGCAACCAACAAAAATCTCTCGGAAGCCATTGCCGGCGGCAGCTTTCGAGAAGATTTGTTTTATCGCCTCGCCGTGCTGGAATTGCGTATTCCACCGCTGCGCGATCATCGCGAAGATTTGCCGTTGCTGGCGCAGCATTTTCTCAATATTTTTGAAAACAAATTGCGCCGCAAAACCGGCGGCCTCGCGCCGGATTTGTTGCCACAATTGGAAAACTATCACTGGCCCGGCAATGTGCGCGAATTGGAAAACGAGATGGAACGCCTGGTGACACTTGCAGATGAAGGCCAGCTTTTGCGGTCAGAGCATCTCTCGCCCAAATTCAGAAGCGTCTCGCCCAGCGCAGCCCGGCTGCGCCCCTCATCTCTGCTCTTACGCGACGCCGTCGATCAACTCGAACGTGAGATGATTGCCGAAGCATTGTTGCGCCACAACGGTAACAAAAGTCAAGTCGCGCGCACGCTGGGCCTGAGCCGGCTCGGCTTGCAGCAGAAAATGGATCGGCTGGGCGTGGCGAATCCCAATGCGGACAAGCAATAGCTAATATCCGGATAGTTTCTCCGTAAATGATTCGCGAAGAATGCGAATCAATGAACAAAAAAATCAACAGGTGATGTCTCATGCGACAAGTCATCATTTATCCCGGCGAAGATGGTTACTGGGTGGCAGAATGCCCGAGTTTGCCTGGTTGCATCAGCCAGGGCAAAACCAGACAAGAAGCCTTGCTCAATATCAAAGAAGCTATTCATGGATACATCGTGGCTCTTGAGGAGGACGGCCTCCCGATTCCTGCATAAATGATTTTGATGTTTTAATCCGAAATATCGACTCCCGCTTTTGCCGGGAGTCACAACTCATCAATCCCCATGAAAATCCGCTCCAAACTTCTGCTCGCCGTGCTGCTCGAAATCGCGCTGACCATCGTCATCGTGATTTTGTGGGCCTATCAAGGCGCGCAAAATGAATTGGAGCAACTGGCGCGCGACCTGCTGCGCGCGCAAACCGATTTTGCCTATGCCGTCTGCGACCGCTACAACCAACGCTACGGCCATCCCACCGATGAATTGAAGGAACAAATTAGCGCGGTGCGCATTGCCATCGATGGTTACATCGTCGCCATCGACAACTCCGACACCGCCGACAAGGGCAAGCTCATCATTCACCCGACCGACACGGGCGAGAACCTCAACAATCCGCGTTTCCCGCACATTCAAAAAATCATCAATCGCATCGATCAAGCCGGCAAGCCCGACCGCTATTCTGCTTACGACGAATATCATCAGGAAACCGGCGCGCGCGGCCGTCAGGGCGAGCGCAAGATCGTCTACTATATGTATTACAAACCGTGGGACTGGATCCTGCTCTCCTCCGCCTACGAGCGCGATCTCTTCCAAAGCGCGGACGTCGTGCGCCACCGCACCGTCGAGGCCATCGCCGCCGTGGCGATTCTCACGGTGATCATCATGACCCTGTCGATCCGCAAAATTCTCGCGCCGCTGCGGCAGTTGAATCAGACGAGCCAGGAGGTGGCCAACGGCCGGCTCGATGCCACCTTTGCGATCGACTCGCAGGACGAGATCGGCGAACTGGCGCGCTCCTTCAACAAGATGCTGCAATCGCTGCAGCACAATCTGCGCATCACGCAGGAATTCGAGATCGCGCGGCGCATGCAAATGGAAATGCTGCCCGAGACGCCGCCGAACCTGCCCGGCCTGCAGCTCGAAGCGGCCTCGCTGCCTGCCACCGAGGTCGGTGGCGATTTTTATGATTTCATCACGCTCGGGCCGCATCAACTTGCCATCATCGTCGGCGATGTGTCCGGCAAAGGCGTATCCAGCGCGATGGTGGTGAGCGCTGCGCTTTCCGCCATTCGCTTCGCGGCGGAGGGCCACAAAGCGCCCGCCGAAATTCTCGGCCTTGCCAATCGCCGTTTGTCGGTGGATTTGCAGCGCGGCATGTTCGTCGCAGCGTTCTGCGGCATTCTCGATTTGGCGCGCGGCCGTTTGCTTTACGCCAATGCCGGGCAAACCCTGCCGATTCTCTATCGCAACGGCGAGGCCATGCTGCTGCCCTCGCCGGAAGAGGGCGATCGCTTTCCGCTCGGCATTCGCCGGCAGATCGACTACGGCGAGCGGCATATCGATCTTGCTGCCGGCGATATGCTGGTGTTTTACACCGACGGCATCGTGGATATGATGAATGGCGAGAGCGAGCCGTACAGCTTTGATCGTTTTCGCGCCTCGGTGCATCGGCACGCGCAGGAGTTGAACAACAGCGTCATTCCCGGGTTGATCAAAGATGCGGAAAAATTTTCCGGCAGCCGCGATCATTCGGATGACATCACATTGCTCGTTGCCAGGTTTGAGGGCGTTCCGCCAGCCGTTCGTGATGAACCTGAAAACGGCAAAGCGCCAGCGGCACTTGTATTCGCTGAAAACCGCGGCGAAGTGCGGCTCTCGATTCCCTCGCAACACGGGTATGAAAAAATGGCGATGCAAGCGGCGGCGGAGCTGGCGCAAATGCTCGGGTTTCGCGCCGAGCGCGTGGAAGACTTGCGCACTGCTGTGGCGGAAGCCTGCCTGAACGCCATTGAGCACGGCAACAAGCTGAATCAAATGAATCGCCTTGATGTCTTGCTCAAGCCCGCGAGCAACAGTCTCACGGTGCAGGTTATTGACAACGGCAGCGGCTTTGCGTTGAAACCCCAGCATGAGATCAGCCTCGAGCGCAAAATCAGCGGCGAAGAAAGCACACGCGGTCTGGGTTTGTTTTTGATCGAGAAATTGATGGATCATGTCGAGTATAAAGTTTTGCCGGAGCTGGGACACGTAACGACGCTGCGGATGGATAAAACTGATTTCGAGCCATGAAAGTTAGAATAAACCTCTGAAAATTTGTGACAAAATAATTTGCCGGCAGAACGACTTGAAATAATTCTGCCGCTAAATCATCCTGCCAAAGTTTTTTGGGTGATGCTCGATGACTTCGGCGCATTTCGGCGGAACAGCTTTATCGCCGATGGTCACCGAAGACACCGAGTTGCGCGGATGCTTTGATTTGCAGCTTGTCTGCAAATCGGAGCAGATTTTATCTGCACAATCTGTGTCCAAATTGTTTGCGGAGTTATCTAACATGAAAATCTACTGCCCGGAATGCCGCTGGGAACCCACCGCCGATTCGAGATGGCAATGCCACCCCGGTTGCGACCATGTCTGGAACACGTTCGACACACATGCGCGCTGTCCGCAATGCGGCAAAGTCTGGCGCAACACCATGTGTCTCGCCTGCCAGCAATGGTCGCGACATGAAGATTGGTATCATGATGAAACGCCGGAGCAAGTGGAGGAGGTTGAGATGGGCATGATATGGAACTGAAGGCTTTCGAAGCCATCAAAACGAATGATTCCTGCGATCAAATCAAATCAAGTCGCGGCGTTTCGCTTGCATCGCCATCACCTTGCCGCTCATCAGCCGGCGAGCCTCACCATGATTTGTCAAAACGTCTGCGGCATACAAGCCCAGGTGATGGCGAGCGCGGAGATGGCGATCTGGGCGCGGGGGCATCATCACAAGCAAACGGATATTCAATCGGCGTTGTGGAACGAACGCAGCCTGGTCAAAACCTCGTGCATGCGGCAAACGCTGCATTTGTTGCAAACCTCCGATTTTTTGCTTTATATTAACGCGCTCAAACGCAGCCGGTTGGCAGCGCTGCACCAGATCATGTCGAGGTTCGGCATTACGCCCAAAGAAGCCCAGGCCATGACAGCGGCCATTGTCGCCGCGCTTGCGGACGGCCCACAGACACAACCCGAGTTGATCCAACAGATCCTGCCCAAAGTCGGCAAGAAGTTAAAAGCGTATATCAAGGCGGCGTGGAGCATTCAGATTTTTCGCGCGGCGCTGGTGGAAGGCTTGATTTGTTACGGCCCGCCGCGCGGCAGCAAGTCAACCTTTATTCGCGTCGATCAATGGCTGCCGCCGCAAAAAGAGATTCCCGAAACGGAAGCCAAGCAAACTCTGCTGCGCCGCTATCTTCGAGCTTACGGCCCGGCAACCGCGCGCGATTTTTCCCGCTGGTCGGGCATTACCATGGCAGAAGTCAAACCGGTTTGGGAGTCGCTGCAAGAAGAATTACGCGAAATTCAAAGCGAGAAGCAAAAAAATTACATTCTGCGTGACGATTATGATGCGCTTGCGCAAAGCAATTTAAATGATCACATACTGCGGCTGCTGCCCGCGTTCGATCCTTATTTGCTGGGGCACGCCGGGAAAGATCATTTGCTCGACATGCGGCATTACAAGCGCGTTTATCGCGCCGCGGGCTGGATTACACCCTCGGTGTTGTTGAACGGCAAAATTGTCGGCGTCTGGTCGCACACGCGCAACGCGGTTCACGCGGTGTTGCGCCTGGAGTTGTTCGAAAAAATTGCAAAAAAGAATCAGGCGCAGATCGCAGTTGAAGCAGCGAGTCTGGCAGATTTTTGGAGTACCTCGTGCAAAATCGAATTCGTCAAATAAGGAAAAGCCTGCGGTGACAGAAATCCAAGTCAATCTCCGCCTGGAAGACAAGCTTGCGCTCATCGATCTTAAAGGCGATGTCACGAGCCTGGCGGAAAAGAAAATCGTTTCAGCGTATGAGCGCGCGCTGACGCAAAAGCTGCGCGACCTGATTCTCAATTTCAGTGAAGTGGGATATATCAACTCTGCGGGGATGTCGATCATCATCACCCTGCTAAGCCGCAGCCAGCAGCAAAATGTTGCGCTCAAGGCGTTCGGGCTGTCGCCCCATTTTCAGAAAATTTTCGAGATGGTCGGCTTGCTCAAATACATTCCACATTTTGAGAATGAGGTCGAGGCGCGCGCGAGCTGCGCGAACCCGGCTTGACGGGTTTTGAACGTTTTCGCTCGCCACAACAAAATTCTGCAGGAAGCGTTCTTGCCGGTGAAATTTTTGATAAAGACGAAACCCCTAGCGTGGAAAAGCTGCAATGAACGACGAAGATCAATATCAGCGGATACAGGAACTTTTTTTGTTGCAGCGCGTCGCGCAGCGCATCAACGCGATTTTAGATCTGGATACTCTGTTGGAAGAAGTCGTCAACGACGTGGCGCAAACCTTCGGCTATTCGCGCTCAGCCGTGTTGCTGAAAGATGATCACACCGATGAACTGGTGATTGCGGCGGTGCGCGGCTGGACGATTAATTTTCATATCAAAGGTGAGCGCTTCAAGATCGGTGAATACGGCATGGTTGGACATGTCGGCGCAACGGGAGAGACGCATTATGCGCCGGATGTCAGCGTGGATCCTTATTACCAGGTGAGTGAAGCCTCAACCCGCTCGGAGCTTGACATTCCGCTGAAAGTTCGCGGGCGGCTGATTGGCGTCTTCAATTTTCAACATCACGAGTTAAACGGTTTTTCCACCAGCCGCATTCAGCTTCTGGAGGCTTTGGCGGGACATATCGCAACAGCGATCGAAAACGCCCGGCTGTTTCAACGCGAGCGCCAGGAAAAAGAGCGCATGGCAAGAGAGCTGGAGGAGGCGCGGCGCGTGCAGCTTTCGTTGTTCCCGGGCCGGAATCCAGATCTCCCCAGCTTTGAAATAACGGGGTTGTGTTTGCCCTGCAGCGAAGTCGGCGGCGATTGGTATGATTACATTCCTCTGCGCGACGGCCGCCTGGCGCTGGTTCTGGCGGATGTTTCGGGCAAGGGAATGGCCGCCGCGCTGTTGATGGCCTCGACGCGCAGCATTCTGCGGCTGTTTGCGGAAAGAGATTTGCCGCCCGCCGAAGTTCTGACGCAAGTCAATCGCGTGCTGATCGAAGATTTTCCGCGCGCCAAGTTTGTCACGATGATCTATGCGGTTGTTGATCCCGCGCTGCGAAACATTGTTTTTGCCAATGCCGGGCATCTCCCGCCTCTTTTTGTGAATGCCACCGGATCGCAATTTCTGAAAATCGATTCCGGGTTGCCCTTGGGCATTCAAGACGTTTCTTTTTCTGAATACCGGCTCGCTATGCCGCCGGAAAGTCGGCTCTTGTTCTATTCGGATGGCGTGAGTGAAGCCATGAACGCGGCGATGGAAGAGTTTGGCGCGCGGCGCATTCGAGATCACATGGCGAATCCTTCTGCCTCGGTGCAGAGTCTCTTGGACGGCGTGCGCGCGTTCGCGAAGGATTATCCCGCCTCAGATGATCGCACACTCGTCCTGATCAGCGGACGCGCATAACAAGCTGTACCTAGTTAAGGAAAAAAGGATGGAGAACGAAAAGACGCAGCACAAAATTATTTTGGGCGATGCCCGCGCGATGACGGAGACCCCCGGGCAATCGGTGCATCTCATCATCACCTCACCGCCGTATTGGCAGCTCAAAGATTACGGTCACGAAGATCAAATCGGTTTCAACGACAGTTATGAAGATTACATCAACAATTTGAATTTGGTTTGGAAAGAATGCTATCGTGTGTTGCATCCCGGCTGCCGGTTGTGCGTGAACATCGGCGATCAATTCGCGCGCTCGGTATATTACGGCCGTTATAAGATCATTCCGATTCGAACGGAGATCATCAAGTTTTGCGAGACTATCGGGTTTGATTACATGGGCGCGATCATCTGGCAAAAGGTAACCACAACCAACACCAGCGGCGGCGCCACCATCATGGGCTCGTTTCCGCATCCGCGCAACGGCATTGTCAAGCTCGATTATGAGTTCATTCTGCTTTTCAAGAAACTCGGCAAGTCGCCCAAGCCGACGAAAGAGCAAAAAGAAAATTCCAAGATGACCACGGAAGAATGGAACGAATATTTCCACGGCCATTGGAATTTTCCCGGCGAGAAGCAAAGCCAGCATCTCGCGGCGTTTCCGGAAGAATTGCCCAAACGCTTGGTTCGCATGTTTTCATTTCCGGGCGAGACTGTGCTCGATCCGTTCATGGGCAGCGGCACCACGGCATTGGCCGCGCACAATTTCGGGCGCAATTCGGTTGGGTATGAAATCAATCGGGAATTCTTGCCGGTTATAAAAAATCGCCTGGGCGTCGATGAGAATAGCCTGTTCGGGTCGAATGATTCGGTTCATGTGGAAATCATCGAGCAAAAACTCCCCGCGCTTGACTTTGCCAAGTTGATTGCCGAACAGCCGTACGTTTTTAAAGATGCCGTAAAGTTCGACAAGAAGATCGATCCGCGTGAACAGCATTTCGGTTCCAAGATCAGCGGCAAGGAAGAGCAGAAGGAAAAGTATTATTCGGTGAAACAGGTTGAAGCGCCGCATCTGCTCGAACTCAGCAGCGGCCTCAAGATTCGTTTGTTGGGGATTAAGCCGCTTCCGGGAAAGGAAGAAGCTGCCATTGACTTCATCCAGCAGCTTACGGCTGGCCAGAAAGTCTTTTTGAAATTTGATGAACTGGAATTTGATGAAGAAAACCGGCGTTGGGCTTATGTTTATTTGAAGAACAAGACGTTCATCAATATGCATCTCATCAAGAAAAATTTATGCGCGGTCGATGCCGCTATTGATTTTCGTTTCAAGAATCGCATGCTGAATGCCTCTGAAGAAATTCTCGCCGCAATAGAATAAACCGCCCAGGTTGCCCAGCTCGATCGAACCGTTCATGGCAACGATGAAGTTCGAGTATCGCGAAAAGCAGCCGGCAAATTTTAGGTAATCGTTTTAAAGCCGGGAGTAACACTTGACCAAATACCCTCAAATCGATCTCAATCAAGTCAAAACCTACTCCGTGCAACAACGCTACAGCAAAGTGCATCGCGAGGAGCTGGCGCGGCCGTTCCGGCGCGGAGATTTCTTCGAAGATTTTTTTACCTCGTTGCCGAATATTCTCGCAGCAAAAGATTTGCGTGAATTCGTGCAGCGCATGCTTGCTGCGCGTGAAAACAATAAGCCCATCATTGTGATGATGGGCGCGCATGTCATCAAAGTGGGGCTCTCGCCGATTTTGGTGGATTTGATGAAACGCGGGTTCATCTCATGCCTCGCCATGAACGGGGCGGGCGTGGTGCACGATACAGAGCTGACCCTGTTTGGGCAAACCTCGGAAGAGGTGGCGGAAGGGCTGGCAGACGGCACATTCGGCATGGCCGCCGAAACCGGCGAGTTTATCAACAACGCGGTGGCGCGCGGGCGAGAGCGGGAACAGGGATTCGGCGAGGCAGCCGGCGAAGCGCTGCTGGCAACGAAATCGGAGGGCGCAAAGCTGAGTTTGCTGGCGAGTGCTTTTGAACGCAACATTCCTGCAACGATTCATGTTGCCATTGGCACAGATATTATTCACCAGCATCCGAGCGCGGACGGCGCTGCTTATGGCGAGCTTTCATTTCGCGATTTCAAAATCTTTACGGCGCAAGTGGCGGGACTCAACGAAGGCGGGGTGGTTTTGAATATCGGATCGAATGTTTTGATGCCGGAAGTATTTTTAAAAGCGCTCACCATTGCGCGCAATGTTGCCCCGCCAGTGAACAATTTTTTTACCGCGAACTTCGACATGTTCAACCATTATCGCCCGCGCGTGAATGTGGTGCAACGTCCCACGTTGCAGGGCGGCAAGGGTTATAATTTCATCGGCCATCACGAAATTATGATTCCGTTGCTGGCAGCGGCGCTGAAAGAGTTTTCCTGACGCCTCTGCAATTTAAAATGCGGCAACGATTTCTTGAAAGACTGCCTGCCTCGATGAAGATCGCGCCAGTTTTTGAAGACGTGCAATTGCCGTGGGGTTCCCTCCGGTCAGCGATATTAACGCCCGCAGAAATGCCCTTGCTTCTCCAATAGCCTCCGGCTATATTGCAAAAATTTCACAGAGGAGGAGAGATGGCTAAATTCTATTCCCGGCGCAATTTTTTGAAAACCAGCGCAGCCGGCGCACTGGCTTCGTATTCACTGTTCAATAGCGCGTGTTCTGCCTCGCAGGAATTCGATCTGCTCATCACCGGCGGCACAATTTACGATGGCAGCGGCAATGACGGCTTTTCCGGCGATGTGGGCGTTATTGCGGGCCGTGTGGCGGCATTGGGCGATTTGCGTGACCGCAAAGCGAAGCAAACGATCGATGTCTCCGGCCTGGCGGTCGCGCCGGGCTTTATCGATTTTCACAGTCACAGCGATGAAGAGCTGCTACTCGGCGGTGAGGCGCAATCCAAAATCCGGCAGGGTGTGACCACGGAAATTCTGGGACAAGACGGCGGTTCCATGGCGCCTTTGAATGACGCCATGCGCGCGAAGTTGCATGAAGACTTGACCAAGCGCTACGGCATCGCGGTGGATTGGACGGATTTCTCCGGCTATTTTCAGCGTCTCGAGCAAAGCGGTTTGATTACCAACGCCGCCAGCATGATCGGCCAGGGCACCTTGCGTGAGTTTGTGGTGGGTTTGGATAATCGCCCGGCGACCGCTGATGAAATCAACCACATGCAAGCGCTGTTGCGCACCGCCTTGCAGCAAGGCGCATGCGGCATATCCTCGGGCTTGGAATACACGCCAGGCTGTTTTGCCTCCACCGAGGAAATCATTGCGGTTTGCCGGGCGGCAGCCGGCAAAAGCATTTACTCGACGCATATGCGCAATGAAGATGACACGCTGCTCGAAGCCATTGCCGAGGCGATTCGCATTGCGCAAGAAGCGGGCGTGGCGCTCAACATTTCGCATATCAAAGCTTCCGGCCAAAACAATTGGCGCAAGCAACCGGAGATGCTGGCCATGTTGGAGGCCGCGCGCGCCAACGGCTTGCGCGTCACCTGTGATCGTTACCCCTACATCGCCTACAGCACCGGGCTTTCTTCACTCTTTCCGTTGTGGAGCCGTGAAGGCGGCAGTGAAGCTTTTGTGAGCCGTCTGCAAGACGTGAGCATTCGAGCAAAATTGCGTCCCGAAGTGCAATACGAAGCCGACAAAATCGGCGGTTGGAAATCAGTGATGATCTCGAGCTTACAAAATCATCCGCGCCGCAGCGAGTATGAAGGTATGAATCTTGCCGAATTGGCGCAGCATGGCGCCGATCCTTACGATCTTCTGGTTGAATTCATTATCGGCGAAAACGGCGGCGGCGGCATGGTCGGTTTTGCCATGCGTGAAGAGGATACGGCGCAGCTTCTGGCGAATCCCTATTGCATGCCGGCAAGCGACGGTTCTTCACTGGCCGAGCAAGGCGTGCTGCGCAGCGGCAATCCGCATCCGCGCTCGTTCGGCACGTTCCCGCGGGTGTT includes the following:
- a CDS encoding AAA family ATPase — encoded protein: MHDSTPPSQTWQLEREVFRLRTLLEVAQALADCRESAKIFTEVLAILSGTFGAGKALAIAQRDDGQWQCMASRGELAVEAVTNNLREMGVHSLEKILPELRHLLDGEPGIEHFAAATFTTMRETRAGAFLLGPRLLGEPYAASDRELLEAVAGFSARALENVQLYEVLQETQEKLRLENLALREAAKKDFSDTAILGKSDAIQRVRQQIRNLGKSEANVLITGETGTGKELVARALHFHSLRADGPFLGVNCTAIPENLVETEFFGIEAGTATGVKKHTGLFEQAHGGTLFIDEVGDMPAASQAKLLRVLQERSMRRIGGDREIPVNVRVIAATNKNLSEAIAGGSFREDLFYRLAVLELRIPPLRDHREDLPLLAQHFLNIFENKLRRKTGGLAPDLLPQLENYHWPGNVRELENEMERLVTLADEGQLLRSEHLSPKFRSVSPSAARLRPSSLLLRDAVDQLEREMIAEALLRHNGNKSQVARTLGLSRLGLQQKMDRLGVANPNADKQ
- a CDS encoding type II toxin-antitoxin system HicB family antitoxin — its product is MRQVIIYPGEDGYWVAECPSLPGCISQGKTRQEALLNIKEAIHGYIVALEEDGLPIPA
- a CDS encoding HAMP domain-containing protein; translated protein: MKIRSKLLLAVLLEIALTIVIVILWAYQGAQNELEQLARDLLRAQTDFAYAVCDRYNQRYGHPTDELKEQISAVRIAIDGYIVAIDNSDTADKGKLIIHPTDTGENLNNPRFPHIQKIINRIDQAGKPDRYSAYDEYHQETGARGRQGERKIVYYMYYKPWDWILLSSAYERDLFQSADVVRHRTVEAIAAVAILTVIIMTLSIRKILAPLRQLNQTSQEVANGRLDATFAIDSQDEIGELARSFNKMLQSLQHNLRITQEFEIARRMQMEMLPETPPNLPGLQLEAASLPATEVGGDFYDFITLGPHQLAIIVGDVSGKGVSSAMVVSAALSAIRFAAEGHKAPAEILGLANRRLSVDLQRGMFVAAFCGILDLARGRLLYANAGQTLPILYRNGEAMLLPSPEEGDRFPLGIRRQIDYGERHIDLAAGDMLVFYTDGIVDMMNGESEPYSFDRFRASVHRHAQELNNSVIPGLIKDAEKFSGSRDHSDDITLLVARFEGVPPAVRDEPENGKAPAALVFAENRGEVRLSIPSQHGYEKMAMQAAAELAQMLGFRAERVEDLRTAVAEACLNAIEHGNKLNQMNRLDVLLKPASNSLTVQVIDNGSGFALKPQHEISLERKISGEESTRGLGLFLIEKLMDHVEYKVLPELGHVTTLRMDKTDFEP
- a CDS encoding winged helix DNA-binding domain-containing protein, translating into MIPAIKSNQVAAFRLHRHHLAAHQPASLTMICQNVCGIQAQVMASAEMAIWARGHHHKQTDIQSALWNERSLVKTSCMRQTLHLLQTSDFLLYINALKRSRLAALHQIMSRFGITPKEAQAMTAAIVAALADGPQTQPELIQQILPKVGKKLKAYIKAAWSIQIFRAALVEGLICYGPPRGSKSTFIRVDQWLPPQKEIPETEAKQTLLRRYLRAYGPATARDFSRWSGITMAEVKPVWESLQEELREIQSEKQKNYILRDDYDALAQSNLNDHILRLLPAFDPYLLGHAGKDHLLDMRHYKRVYRAAGWITPSVLLNGKIVGVWSHTRNAVHAVLRLELFEKIAKKNQAQIAVEAASLADFWSTSCKIEFVK
- a CDS encoding STAS domain-containing protein — translated: MQKRIRRRSQLKQRVWQIFGVPRAKSNSSNKEKPAVTEIQVNLRLEDKLALIDLKGDVTSLAEKKIVSAYERALTQKLRDLILNFSEVGYINSAGMSIIITLLSRSQQQNVALKAFGLSPHFQKIFEMVGLLKYIPHFENEVEARASCANPA
- a CDS encoding GAF domain-containing protein, which translates into the protein MNDEDQYQRIQELFLLQRVAQRINAILDLDTLLEEVVNDVAQTFGYSRSAVLLKDDHTDELVIAAVRGWTINFHIKGERFKIGEYGMVGHVGATGETHYAPDVSVDPYYQVSEASTRSELDIPLKVRGRLIGVFNFQHHELNGFSTSRIQLLEALAGHIATAIENARLFQRERQEKERMARELEEARRVQLSLFPGRNPDLPSFEITGLCLPCSEVGGDWYDYIPLRDGRLALVLADVSGKGMAAALLMASTRSILRLFAERDLPPAEVLTQVNRVLIEDFPRAKFVTMIYAVVDPALRNIVFANAGHLPPLFVNATGSQFLKIDSGLPLGIQDVSFSEYRLAMPPESRLLFYSDGVSEAMNAAMEEFGARRIRDHMANPSASVQSLLDGVRAFAKDYPASDDRTLVLISGRA
- a CDS encoding site-specific DNA-methyltransferase — translated: MTETPGQSVHLIITSPPYWQLKDYGHEDQIGFNDSYEDYINNLNLVWKECYRVLHPGCRLCVNIGDQFARSVYYGRYKIIPIRTEIIKFCETIGFDYMGAIIWQKVTTTNTSGGATIMGSFPHPRNGIVKLDYEFILLFKKLGKSPKPTKEQKENSKMTTEEWNEYFHGHWNFPGEKQSQHLAAFPEELPKRLVRMFSFPGETVLDPFMGSGTTALAAHNFGRNSVGYEINREFLPVIKNRLGVDENSLFGSNDSVHVEIIEQKLPALDFAKLIAEQPYVFKDAVKFDKKIDPREQHFGSKISGKEEQKEKYYSVKQVEAPHLLELSSGLKIRLLGIKPLPGKEEAAIDFIQQLTAGQKVFLKFDELEFDEENRRWAYVYLKNKTFINMHLIKKNLCAVDAAIDFRFKNRMLNASEEILAAIE
- a CDS encoding D-aminoacylase; the encoded protein is MAKFYSRRNFLKTSAAGALASYSLFNSACSASQEFDLLITGGTIYDGSGNDGFSGDVGVIAGRVAALGDLRDRKAKQTIDVSGLAVAPGFIDFHSHSDEELLLGGEAQSKIRQGVTTEILGQDGGSMAPLNDAMRAKLHEDLTKRYGIAVDWTDFSGYFQRLEQSGLITNAASMIGQGTLREFVVGLDNRPATADEINHMQALLRTALQQGACGISSGLEYTPGCFASTEEIIAVCRAAAGKSIYSTHMRNEDDTLLEAIAEAIRIAQEAGVALNISHIKASGQNNWRKQPEMLAMLEAARANGLRVTCDRYPYIAYSTGLSSLFPLWSREGGSEAFVSRLQDVSIRAKLRPEVQYEADKIGGWKSVMISSLQNHPRRSEYEGMNLAELAQHGADPYDLLVEFIIGENGGGGMVGFAMREEDTAQLLANPYCMPASDGSSLAEQGVLRSGNPHPRSFGTFPRVLGKYVREEAIMPLARAIRKMTALPAETLGLQDRGSLKKGYWADIVIFDPAKINDRATWSQPHQYPVGIPFVIVNGQLVIDQEKFTGKLAGKILRPQV